Proteins encoded in a region of the Leopardus geoffroyi isolate Oge1 chromosome E2, O.geoffroyi_Oge1_pat1.0, whole genome shotgun sequence genome:
- the SETD6 gene encoding N-lysine methyltransferase SETD6 isoform X2, translated as MATRAKRRRVAGPVGGDADPDPVAGFLSWCRRVGLELSPKVAVSRQGTVAGYGMVARESVQPGELLFAVPRAALLSQHTCSIGGLLEQGGCAGGVRRGGVPRGRAGALTSVSLSERGALQSQSGWVPLLLALLHELQAPASPWSPYFAMWPELGRLEHPMFWPEEERRRLLQGTGVPEAVEKDLANIRSEYYSIVLPFMEAHPDLFSPRVRSLELYHQLVALVMAYSFQEPLEEEEDEKEPNSPLMVPAADILNHLANHNANLEYSPNCLRMVATQPIPKGHEIFNTYGQMANWQLIHMYGFVEPYPDNTDDTADIQMVTVREAALLGTKVEAERLLLYERWDFLCKLEMVGEEGAFVIGREEVLTEEELTTTLKVLCMPAEEFREFKDQDGWGDDKREEESLTVTNIPRLKASWRQLLRDSVLLTLQTYATDLKSEQDLLSNKEVYTKLSSREQQALQVRYGQKMILHQLLELTS; from the exons ATGGCGACCAGGGCAAAGCGCCGGCGG GTGGCGGGGCCTGTGGGAGGCGACGCGGACCCGGACCCTGTGGCCGGCTTCCTGAGCTGGTGCCGGCGGGTGGGGTTGGAGCTGAGTCCCAAG GTGGCGGTGAGCCGGCAGGGCACGGTGGCCGGCTACGGCATGGTGGCCCGGGAGAGCGTACAGCCCGGGGAGCTGCTGTTTGCCGTGCCGCGGGCCGCGCTCCTGTCGCAGCACACCTGCTCCATCGGCGGCCTGCTGGAGCAAGGTGGGTGCGCCGGCGGGGTGCGACGGGGAGGCGTGCCGCGGGGCCGCGCCGGTGCTCtcacctctgtgtctctctcagagCGAGGCGCGCTGCAGAGCCAGTCGGGCTGGGTGCCGCTGCTGCTGGCGCTGCTGCACGAGCTGCAGGCCCCGGCCTCGCCCTGGAGCCCTTACTTTGCGATGTGGCCGGAGCTAGGCCGCTTGGAGCACCCGATGTTCTG GCCTGAGGAGGAGCGCCGGCGATTGCTGCAGGGCACGGGCGTACCCGAGGCGGTGGAGAAGGACTTGGCCAACATCCGCAGCGAATACTATTCCATCGTATTGCCGTTCATGGAAGCCCACCCGGATCTTTTCAGCCCCAGGGTTCGCTCCCTGGAACTCTACCACCAGCTCGTGGCTCTTGTGATGGCGTACAG CTTTCAGGAACcactggaggaagaggaggatgaaaAGGAGCCAAACTCCCCTTTGATGGTGCCTGCTGCAGACATACTAAACCACTTAGCCAATCATAATGCCAATCTAGAATACTCTCCA AATTGTCTTCGGATGGTGGCCACTCAGCCCATTCCTAAAGGCCATGAAATTTTCAACACTTACGGACAAATGGCTAACTGGCAACTCATTCATATGTATGGTTTTGTTGAACCATATCCCGACAATACGGATGACACAGCTGACATTCAGATGGTGACAGTTCGTGAAGCAGCATTACTGG GAACAAAAGTTGAAGCTGAAAGGCTCCTACTGTATGAACGCTGGGATTTCTTATGCAAACTGGAGATGGTAGGGGAAGAGGGAGCCTTTGTAATTGGGCGGGAGGAGGTGCTCACTGAAGAGGAACTGACCACCACACTCAAG GTACTATGCATGCCTGCTGAGGAGTTCAGAGAGTTTAAAGACCAGGATGGATGGGGAGATGataaaagggaagaggagagctTGACAGTCACAAATATCCCCAGGCTGAAAGCATCATGGAGACAGCTGCTTCGGGACAGTGTTTTGTTGACCCTGCAAACCTATGCCACAGACTTAAAATCTGAACAAGATTTACTAAGTAACAAGGAGGTCTACACCAAACTCAGCTCGAGGGAACAGCAGGCTTTGCAGGTTCGCTATGGTCAGAAGATGATCTTACACCAGTTGTTGGAACTGACAAGTTAG
- the SETD6 gene encoding N-lysine methyltransferase SETD6 isoform X1, which produces MATRAKRRRVAGPVGGDADPDPVAGFLSWCRRVGLELSPKVRRRGCGPTRLGRSPPLTHRSPCSGGGEPAGHGGRLRHGGPGERTARGAAVCRAAGRAPVAAHLLHRRPAGARARRAAEPVGLGAAAAGAAARAAGPGLALEPLLCDVAGARPLGAPDVLVRALVGAGSTGPVASRLAPPWPGDRATSASPGRVCEGSLAGVPPRRPEEERRRLLQGTGVPEAVEKDLANIRSEYYSIVLPFMEAHPDLFSPRVRSLELYHQLVALVMAYSFQEPLEEEEDEKEPNSPLMVPAADILNHLANHNANLEYSPNCLRMVATQPIPKGHEIFNTYGQMANWQLIHMYGFVEPYPDNTDDTADIQMVTVREAALLGTKVEAERLLLYERWDFLCKLEMVGEEGAFVIGREEVLTEEELTTTLKVLCMPAEEFREFKDQDGWGDDKREEESLTVTNIPRLKASWRQLLRDSVLLTLQTYATDLKSEQDLLSNKEVYTKLSSREQQALQVRYGQKMILHQLLELTS; this is translated from the exons ATGGCGACCAGGGCAAAGCGCCGGCGG GTGGCGGGGCCTGTGGGAGGCGACGCGGACCCGGACCCTGTGGCCGGCTTCCTGAGCTGGTGCCGGCGGGTGGGGTTGGAGCTGAGTCCCAAGGTGAGGAGGCGGGGGTGCGGGCCGACGCGGCTGGGGCGCAGTCCACCCCTGACCCACCGCTCCCCCTGCTCAGGTGGCGGTGAGCCGGCAGGGCACGGTGGCCGGCTACGGCATGGTGGCCCGGGAGAGCGTACAGCCCGGGGAGCTGCTGTTTGCCGTGCCGCGGGCCGCGCTCCTGTCGCAGCACACCTGCTCCATCGGCGGCCTGCTGGAGCAAG agCGAGGCGCGCTGCAGAGCCAGTCGGGCTGGGTGCCGCTGCTGCTGGCGCTGCTGCACGAGCTGCAGGCCCCGGCCTCGCCCTGGAGCCCTTACTTTGCGATGTGGCCGGAGCTAGGCCGCTTGGAGCACCCGATGTTCTGGTGAGAGccttggtgggggcggggagcaccGGCCCTGTAGCCTCGCGGCTCGCTCCGCCCTGGCCCGGGGACCGGGCCACGAGCGCTAGTCCCGGTAGGGTGTGTGAAGGGAGCCTGGCTGGGGTGCCTCCTCGCAGGCCTGAGGAGGAGCGCCGGCGATTGCTGCAGGGCACGGGCGTACCCGAGGCGGTGGAGAAGGACTTGGCCAACATCCGCAGCGAATACTATTCCATCGTATTGCCGTTCATGGAAGCCCACCCGGATCTTTTCAGCCCCAGGGTTCGCTCCCTGGAACTCTACCACCAGCTCGTGGCTCTTGTGATGGCGTACAG CTTTCAGGAACcactggaggaagaggaggatgaaaAGGAGCCAAACTCCCCTTTGATGGTGCCTGCTGCAGACATACTAAACCACTTAGCCAATCATAATGCCAATCTAGAATACTCTCCA AATTGTCTTCGGATGGTGGCCACTCAGCCCATTCCTAAAGGCCATGAAATTTTCAACACTTACGGACAAATGGCTAACTGGCAACTCATTCATATGTATGGTTTTGTTGAACCATATCCCGACAATACGGATGACACAGCTGACATTCAGATGGTGACAGTTCGTGAAGCAGCATTACTGG GAACAAAAGTTGAAGCTGAAAGGCTCCTACTGTATGAACGCTGGGATTTCTTATGCAAACTGGAGATGGTAGGGGAAGAGGGAGCCTTTGTAATTGGGCGGGAGGAGGTGCTCACTGAAGAGGAACTGACCACCACACTCAAG GTACTATGCATGCCTGCTGAGGAGTTCAGAGAGTTTAAAGACCAGGATGGATGGGGAGATGataaaagggaagaggagagctTGACAGTCACAAATATCCCCAGGCTGAAAGCATCATGGAGACAGCTGCTTCGGGACAGTGTTTTGTTGACCCTGCAAACCTATGCCACAGACTTAAAATCTGAACAAGATTTACTAAGTAACAAGGAGGTCTACACCAAACTCAGCTCGAGGGAACAGCAGGCTTTGCAGGTTCGCTATGGTCAGAAGATGATCTTACACCAGTTGTTGGAACTGACAAGTTAG
- the SETD6 gene encoding N-lysine methyltransferase SETD6 isoform X3, with amino-acid sequence MATRAKRRRVAGPVGGDADPDPVAGFLSWCRRVGLELSPKVAVSRQGTVAGYGMVARESVQPGELLFAVPRAALLSQHTCSIGGLLEQERGALQSQSGWVPLLLALLHELQAPASPWSPYFAMWPELGRLEHPMFWPEEERRRLLQGTGVPEAVEKDLANIRSEYYSIVLPFMEAHPDLFSPRVRSLELYHQLVALVMAYSFQEPLEEEEDEKEPNSPLMVPAADILNHLANHNANLEYSPNCLRMVATQPIPKGHEIFNTYGQMANWQLIHMYGFVEPYPDNTDDTADIQMVTVREAALLGTKVEAERLLLYERWDFLCKLEMVGEEGAFVIGREEVLTEEELTTTLKVLCMPAEEFREFKDQDGWGDDKREEESLTVTNIPRLKASWRQLLRDSVLLTLQTYATDLKSEQDLLSNKEVYTKLSSREQQALQVRYGQKMILHQLLELTS; translated from the exons ATGGCGACCAGGGCAAAGCGCCGGCGG GTGGCGGGGCCTGTGGGAGGCGACGCGGACCCGGACCCTGTGGCCGGCTTCCTGAGCTGGTGCCGGCGGGTGGGGTTGGAGCTGAGTCCCAAG GTGGCGGTGAGCCGGCAGGGCACGGTGGCCGGCTACGGCATGGTGGCCCGGGAGAGCGTACAGCCCGGGGAGCTGCTGTTTGCCGTGCCGCGGGCCGCGCTCCTGTCGCAGCACACCTGCTCCATCGGCGGCCTGCTGGAGCAAG agCGAGGCGCGCTGCAGAGCCAGTCGGGCTGGGTGCCGCTGCTGCTGGCGCTGCTGCACGAGCTGCAGGCCCCGGCCTCGCCCTGGAGCCCTTACTTTGCGATGTGGCCGGAGCTAGGCCGCTTGGAGCACCCGATGTTCTG GCCTGAGGAGGAGCGCCGGCGATTGCTGCAGGGCACGGGCGTACCCGAGGCGGTGGAGAAGGACTTGGCCAACATCCGCAGCGAATACTATTCCATCGTATTGCCGTTCATGGAAGCCCACCCGGATCTTTTCAGCCCCAGGGTTCGCTCCCTGGAACTCTACCACCAGCTCGTGGCTCTTGTGATGGCGTACAG CTTTCAGGAACcactggaggaagaggaggatgaaaAGGAGCCAAACTCCCCTTTGATGGTGCCTGCTGCAGACATACTAAACCACTTAGCCAATCATAATGCCAATCTAGAATACTCTCCA AATTGTCTTCGGATGGTGGCCACTCAGCCCATTCCTAAAGGCCATGAAATTTTCAACACTTACGGACAAATGGCTAACTGGCAACTCATTCATATGTATGGTTTTGTTGAACCATATCCCGACAATACGGATGACACAGCTGACATTCAGATGGTGACAGTTCGTGAAGCAGCATTACTGG GAACAAAAGTTGAAGCTGAAAGGCTCCTACTGTATGAACGCTGGGATTTCTTATGCAAACTGGAGATGGTAGGGGAAGAGGGAGCCTTTGTAATTGGGCGGGAGGAGGTGCTCACTGAAGAGGAACTGACCACCACACTCAAG GTACTATGCATGCCTGCTGAGGAGTTCAGAGAGTTTAAAGACCAGGATGGATGGGGAGATGataaaagggaagaggagagctTGACAGTCACAAATATCCCCAGGCTGAAAGCATCATGGAGACAGCTGCTTCGGGACAGTGTTTTGTTGACCCTGCAAACCTATGCCACAGACTTAAAATCTGAACAAGATTTACTAAGTAACAAGGAGGTCTACACCAAACTCAGCTCGAGGGAACAGCAGGCTTTGCAGGTTCGCTATGGTCAGAAGATGATCTTACACCAGTTGTTGGAACTGACAAGTTAG